In Oncorhynchus keta strain PuntledgeMale-10-30-2019 unplaced genomic scaffold, Oket_V2 Un_contig_4357_pilon_pilon, whole genome shotgun sequence, a single window of DNA contains:
- the LOC127924592 gene encoding uncharacterized protein LOC127924592 → METTDRTNTYGDNGQNKYIWRQRTEQIHMETTDRTNTYGDNGQNKYIWRQRTEQIHMETTDRTNTYGDNGQNKYIWRQRTEQIHMETTDRTNTYGDNGQNEYIWRQRTERIHMETTDRTNTYGDNGQNEYIWRQRTERIHMETTDRTNTYGDNGQNEYIWRQRTERIHMETTDRTNTYGDNGQNEYIWRQRTERIHMETTDRTNTYGDNGQNEYIWRQRTEQIHMETTDRTNTYGDNGQPCLTPPGRSIFSEEFISMILNLGVAVHDFNLLDKRFPKIYQQSFFEVVLFALHFVRSFASQQ, encoded by the coding sequence ATGGAGACAACGGACAGAACAAATACATATGGAGACAACGGACAGAACAAATACATATGGAGACAACGGACAGAACAAATACATATGGAGACAACGGACAGAACGAATACATATGGAGACAACGGACAGAACAAATACATATGGAGACAACGGACAGAACAAATACATATGGAGACAACGGACAGAACGAATACATATGGAGACAACGGACAGAACAAATACATATGGAGACAACGGACAGAACAAATACATATGGAGACAACGGACAGAACGAATACATATGGAGACAACGGACAGAACGAATACATATGGAGACAACGGACAGAACGAATACATATGGAGACAACGGACAGAACGAATACATATGGAGACAACGGACAGAACGAATACATATGGAGACAACGGACAGAACGAATACATATGGAGACAACGGACAGAACGAATACATATGGAGACAACGGACAGAACGAATACATATGGAGACAACGGACAGAACGAATACATATGGAGACAACGGACAGAACGAATACATATGGAGACAACGGACAGAACGAATACATATGGAGACAACGGACAGAACGAATACATATGGAGACAACGGACAGAACAAATACATATGGAGACAACGGACAGAACGAATACATATGGAGACAACGGACAGAACAAATACATATGGAGACAACGGACAGAACAAATACATATGGAGACAACGGACAGCCTTGTTTAACTCCTCCTGGCCGTTCAATATTTTCTGAGGAGTTTATTTCTATGATTTTAAATCTTGGTGTTGCTGTACATGACTTTAACCTGTTGGACAAGAGATTCCCCAAGATTTATCAACAGTCTTTTTTCGAAGTTGTTCTATTCGCTCTGCATTTTGTCAGGAGTTTTGCATCACAGCAATGA